Within Oncorhynchus masou masou isolate Uvic2021 chromosome 17, UVic_Omas_1.1, whole genome shotgun sequence, the genomic segment TTAAAAGGTCTGAACTAAAATGATGATTTTAGTCCTGGGAATTTCCAGAATGTGTTGAAGTATGGGGCAAAGAGGAAACAAAACGGAACCAGCATTTTGTTTGATTATTCAGCCTGGGATCCATTAGACCAGGTGTTCTTCAACTTATTCAGCCTGGGATCCATTAGACCAGGTGTTCTTCAACTTATTCAGCCTTGGATCCATTAGACCAGGTGTTCTTCAACTTATTCAGCCTTGGATCCATTAGACCAGGTGTTCTTCAACTTATTCAGCCTGGGATCCATTAGACCAGGTGTTCTTCAACTTATTCAGCCTGGGATCCATTAGACCAGGTGTTCTTCAACTTATTCAGCCTTGGATCCATTAGACCAGGTGTTCTTCAACTTATTCAGCCTGGGATCCATTAGACCAGGTGTTCTTCAACTTATTCAGCCTGGGATCCATTAGACCAGGTGTTCTTCAACTTATTCAGCCTGGGATCCATTAGACCAGGTGTTCTTCAACTTATTCAGCCTGGGATCCATTAGACCAGGTGTTCTTCAACTTATTCAGCCTGGGATCCATTAGACCAGGTGTTCTTCAACTTATTCAGCCTTGGATCCATTAGACCAGGTGTTCTTCAACTTATTCAGCCTGGGATCCATTAGACCAGGTGTTCTTCAACTTTTTCAGCCTGGGATCCATTAGACCAGGTGTTCTTCAACTTTTTCAGCCTGGGATCCATTAGACCAGGTGTTCTTCAACTTATTCAGCCTGGGATCCATTAGACCAGGTGTTCTTCAACTTTTTCAGCCTGGGATCCATTAGACCAGGTGTTCTTCAACTTATTCAGCCTGGGATCCATTAGACCAGGTGTTCTTCAACTTTTTCAGCCTGGGATCCATTAGACCAGGTGTTCTTCAACTTATTCAGCCTGGGATCCATTAGACCAGGTGTTCTTCAACTTTTTCAGCCTTGGATCCATTAGACCAGGTGTTCTTCAACTTATTCAGCCTGGGATCCATTAGACCAGGTGTTCTTCAACTTATTCAGCCTGGGATCCATTAGACCAGGTGTTCTTCAACTTATTCAGCCTGGGATCCATTAGACCAGGTGTTCTTCAACTTTTTCAGCCTTGGATCCATTAGACCAGGTGTTCTTCAACTTATTCAGCCTGGGATCCATTAGACCAGGTGTTCTTCAACTTTTTCAGCCTTGGATCCATTAGACCAGGTGTTCTTCAACTTTTTCAGCCTGGGATCCATTAGACCAGGTGTTCTTCAACTTATTCAGCCTTGGATCCATTAGACCAGGTGTTCTTCAACTTATTCAGCCTGGGATCCATTAGACCAGGTGTTCTTCAACTTATTCAGCCTGGGATCCATTAGACCAGGTGTTCTTCAActttttcagcctgggacccaaatgagaaattctgtgttttcctgggacccaaaCTTAGGAAAATATGCAACTATACATAAATATCGGTACATTTAATTGCCCTTATGccttaaaacaaatgtaatatagacaaaaacaaataatgaaattAAATATCCATATAAATATCTATGAATGTTATTTTCCCCCATTAAAACACTTACATATCTGTAtgggttggaactgttgctgttaaaatacagtaaataattttcattctgaactggaataaactgattgatcacatcacacagatgaaTAACAGAACAGCACACGCTGTCCTTTTCTGGTCTATATCTGTGTGAAGTGATCAATCcatttattccagttcagaataaaaaaatatgtattgtattttaacagcaacatgTCTATTCTGGTCTCTGTTTTAACAGTGTAACACTGAGGTGATGCTCAGCCTTGAAACTGTTTCTGTACTTGTTTTTGAAGTATGTCAGAGTTGAGAACCCCGACTCACATCAgtatgtggtgccaaactggaccagaacatctactgctttctcagtcaggcaggagacAGCTTCCTGCTGCAGATGAACAACCCAGAACTATGTGGGTTTACCTCGAAAAGCATCTtgcttcaatcagtttattccagttaagTATAACAAttattattgtattttaacagcaacagttccaacctagactagTTCTCAacaatcatttctacagtaagatgtacagtgggcctgatcatttctacagtaagatgtacagtgggcctgatcatttctacagtaagatgtacagtgggCCTGATcgtttctacagtaagatgtacagtgggCCTGATcgtttctacagtaagatgtacagtgggcctgatcatttctacagtaagatgtacagtgggcctgatcatttctacagtaagatgtacagtgggcctgatcatttctacagtaagatgtacagtgggcctgatcatttctacagtaagatgtacagtgggcctgatcatttctacggTAAGATGTACAGtgggcctgatcatttctacagtaagatgtacagtgggcctgatcatttctacagtaagatgtacagtgggcctgatcatttctacagtaagatgtacagtgggcctgatcatttctacagtaagatgtacagtgggcctgatcatttctacggTAAGATGTACAGtgggcctgatcatttctacagtaagatgtacagtgggcctgatcatttctacagtaagatgtacagtgggCCTGATCATTGTTCACcttcatctgtactgttacttAGGGTTGCACTATCAGTAGCTTGCTTGCTTTAACTAACattagctattagctgtgtacaaagccaggggattgtttgaaagagAAACTCACATCTACTATGAGAGTTAGTACTCCCTTATTTCTGCTGATCATCACCTGTTATATAATGACTGTCTTGCTAGTGGATTTATTTTTCCACTGTCGAGGCACTGTTTCCTGAAacattctgccctgttctgaaagaactTCCTGGGTTTACCATCATGCTGTGGATGTTTGGTCAGGACGTGTTGTTTTATTACATTTGTTTGTTTTGCGAGATTCATTACTAAGCACTTCCATACACAAAACACATTGTGGGCGCTCCTCgttatgagtgtgtgtgaaaCAGAGAAACTCATCGCTGTATATGTGTTTCATGAcaattgagctcagtcagaacttgtCGCTAGCATTAGTCCAATTGATGACAGCGGTGAATGGTGGCAAGTGGGAAtgacaagtcagtgactgacagcaCATCatctacaaagggaagcacagccgcgagttgccgcaagctgcccagtgacatgagcaatcctgctatgccctctgatgaaccatcaaacaggcaaaaagtcaatacagggctaagattgaatcatactacacagacgttcgtcttatgtggcagggcttgcaaactgttACAggttacaaagggaagcacagccacgagctgcaccagtgacacaaacctaccagatgagctaaatcacttccatgtttgcttcgaggcaagcaacactgaggcatgcatgagagcatcagctgttccggatgactgtgtgatcacgctctccgtagccgacgtgagtaagccctttaaacaggtcagcatTCACAGCAttcacagggccagacggattaccaggacgtgtgctccgggcatgtgctgaccaactggcaggtgtcttcactgacattttcaacatgtccctgattgagtctgtaatacacacatgcttcaagcagaccaccatagtcactgtgcccaagaacacaaatgcaacctgcctaaatgactacagacccgtagcactcacattcgtagccatgaagtgctttgaaaggctggtcatggctcacatcaacaccattatcccagaaaccctagacccagtccaatttgcataccgcccaaacagatccacagatgatgcaatctctattgcactccacactgccctttcccacctggacgaCCCATACTTTAAGAAAGTGGTTTAATAGAGCCTTTCTAATTTTTTACATTtgatatatttcacctttattttaccaggtaggctagttgagaacaagttctcatttgcaactgcgacctggccaagataaagcgtagcaattcgacacatacaacaacacagagttacacatggaataaacaaaacatagtcaataatacagtagaacaaaagaaaacacaacgtctatatacagtgagtgcaaatgaggtaagttaaagcaataaataggccatggtggccattacaatatagatattaaacactggaatggtagatcggcagaagatgaatgtgcaggtagagatactggggtgcaaaggagcaaaataaacaaataccagtatggggatgaggtaggtagatagatgggctgtttacagatgagctatgtacaggtgcagtgatctgtaagcttctctgacagctggtgctggATAGATGGAGATGCttcatgtgagtctggaaggagagtttacagtctaaccagacacccaggtatttgtagttgtccacgtattctaagtcagagccgtccatagtagtgatgctggacgggcgagcagtgattgattgaatagcatgcatttagttttacttgcgtttaagagcagttcgaggttatggaaggagagttgtatggcattgacgcttgtctggaggttagttaacagtgtccaaggaggggccagaagtatacagaatggtgtcgtctgcatagaggtggatcagagaatcaccagcagcaagagcaacatcattgatgtatacagaaaagagagtcggcccgagaattgaaccctgtggcacacccatagagactgtcagaggtccggacaacaggccctccgatttgacaaactgaactctatcagagaagtagttggtaaaccagtcgaggcagtcatttgagaaaccaaggctgtcgagtctgccaataagaatgtggtgattgaccgagtcgaaagccttggccaggtcggtgaatacggctgcacagtaatgtcttttatcgatggtggttatgatgtcgtttagaaccttgagcgtggctgaggtgcacccatgaccagctctgaaaccagattgcatagcggagaaggtatggtgagattcgaaatggtcggtaatctgtttgttgacttggctttcgaagaccttagaaaggcatggtaggatacggtgggattcgaaatggtcagtaatcaaTCTAATCAGAATCATAGCCTGTTCAAAAGGAGTGCAATGTAAGAGAATGTTCAGATAGACAGCCAGCCGGTTGTCTAACATAATAGTCCATATGCTGACATAAACCCTTTTATTTTAtaacataaaaaaataaacacaaaatgCATATTAAAACCTTTAATTGTTCGGGCTTAGTGTGCTGTGCAACAAATGATTTGCAACAAAGCTCTACCAACAGCATTTGCAAACGAAGCCACAatcacaaacaaaacaacaaatcaATGAGAGAATAAATGTTCCAGTGGTCTACATGTCATGTAGAAAAGAAACATTGTTTTTCCGTTTGAGATGCACAATAGTAGATTTTTTTGGCAGACAAACCATTTTAAGGGAGATAATATGAAATCTGATTGAAGGACAAACAGTTTGAAGTGACAGCCTTTTTTTCAATGCATTCAGGCTCTCAATGCAACAGAAATGGTAAAAAAAGAGAGAGGATACTTGCTACAAGTCCTGTAGATATTCACCCTGAAACAGTCATGTCAGGGAGGCGATCGCCAGAAACAGCACCAGTTCTCACCAGAACAAAGGCAGCGTAACATTCACATAATTCCAGTAAGTACCGTTTAACGCTGCAAAGTTTGAGCCGAGCAAGAGCAAAAAGCATCCATTATTCAAGTCATGACGTCATAATAAATGTTTAAACCAGtagatataaaaaaatatataaaaaataaatgttcacTTGATCTTCCAATGCTATGCATCTCAGAATCAAAAGGAATATTCTCAGTTGTCTTGTGATTGTATGAGCACCTATGTATGTGTCTCTCATCACATGTAATCATTTAATCAAATGCACATCTGAATACCTGGCAAGTTAAGCCTGTCATGGGAGTGCAAGTACTGACACAAAATAAGGCAAAAGTAAAATTGGACTTTTGAACAGTTACAGTACAATGTGCATTTTGCAATGCTGACATCAGCTGGCAGTAAAAGCCATTGCACTAACTAAAGTCTATCTATCTACAGTGCCACGTAATATCCTATGATTTTGGCAACAGCAAAAGTCCTCTGGTTTAATACTGATATCTTGTCTGTCAGATTGTCAAGAACAGGATTAACGTAAAGAGTCCATCTTTAGTAAGGCCCCGCTTGTTGGACCATCTGCCGTGTTGTCAGTGTTTTTGGTCCTGGGAGGTCACCGTCTCAGAGATCTAGTCCCGATGAGGTCATAATAAGGAATCCCTTCGCTCTCCTACAAAAAGACAATGGAATGAGAACCTTACTTTAGGGTATCCCAAAAACCGAACCATTACCCAAGCAAAATCCTCACATTTTACAGTAAGTGgggaggcagtgtagcctagtggttagagcattggactagtaaccgaaaggttgcaagttcaactccccgaactgacaaggtacaaaatctgtcgttctgcccctgaacaggcagttaacccactgttcctaggccgtcattgaaaataagaatttgttcttaaccgacttgcctagtaaaataaataaaggtaaaaaaaaaaaactcctcGTACTTCAATTCAGCTTTACAGTATTAAAGTATTATTAGCTATTCTATTCCATTAACCTTGGCATGCAATCTACTCTGTTTCCTCACCCAAAACACTCATCAAATCCACATCCCAACACCTGTACATTAACCTACCTGAATGCCTGCTGTGTTCGACACCAGTCCGTGCCTCCCTGTGCCAGTCAGCCCCTGCCCTTGTGGTTGGCATAGCTTGGGAAGCCAAACTGGCACAGCATCATGTTCGAGTACCTCAGGGGCATTGCGCCGTAGATCTGTGCCAGCCGGTTCAGGCAGTAGGAGCGCTGGAGCAGGTGTTCGGGACGGTGCCACATGCCTAGGTACCCACTGCTGGCGTCCCTCTCCAGATTGCGCATATCCACGGGCTTCACAAAGATGCCAGAGGGTCTACTTTTTATGGTCCCAGAACCTCGCCGTAGCTCCGCTGCCACGACGAAGTTCACGGCGATGTCGTCGCAGTTCTGCGTGTCATCCACCAGGGCGTGCACTTCGGGCGGCTGCTCCTGGAAGAGCTGCAGGTAGCGGTGGTGGAAGAAGGCGGCGCCGATCAGGACCATAGAGTACCTGCAGCAGTTTGGAAAGCAGGGCCCACATTCagattgtttaaaaaaacaatgcATCAGGGCACAAGACACAGATGAACATGATTTAGAGCAACAATGTCTACATCTAGGCCTTCAGTGTCTAGATATGGCAAATTTCtatagttagttatgcagttatagtgtcttcagaaagtattcacaccccttgacccagattgtgtgtgttacagcctgaattcaacatggattacatagattttctctctctcacccatctacacccaataccccataatgacaaagtgaaaatatgtttagacattttttctaatttattgaaaaaagtattcacacccctgaatcaCCTTTAACAACTGTGCTTATTTCTGGATaggtctaagagctttgcacacctgaattgtacaatatttgcccattattattttcaaaattcttcaagcccTTTCAAATTGATTGtttatcattgctagacaaccgtttaagtcttgccatagacttTCAAGTAGatgtaagtcaaaactgtaactacagTTGGCCACTCAGGAGCATTTAATgtattcttggtaagcaactccagtgtatatttggccttgtgttttaagttattgtacTTACCAAAAggggaatttgtctcccagtgtctggtggaaagcagacaaccaggttttcctctaggattttacctgtgcttagctctattctgtttctttttatcataaaacaactccctagtccttgccgatgacaagcatacccataacatgatgcagccaccaccatgcttgcaaatatggagtggtactcagtgatgtgttgtggtgGATTTGCcccaacataacactttgtattcaggacaaaaagtaaatTTCTTTCCCAccttttttgcagttttactttagtgccttattgcaaacaggatgcatgttttggaatatttgtattccgTACAGGTTTCCTTcggtcatttaggttagtattgtggagtaactacaatgttgatccatcttcagttttccccacatccattaaactctaactgttttaaaaatCACCATTGAGCGGTTTatttcctctctggcaactgagttaggaaggacacctgtatatttgtagtgactgggtgtttttttttatttcacctttatttaaccaggtaggctagttgagaacaagttctcatttgcaactgtgacctggccaagataaagcatagcagtgtgaacagacaacaacagagttacacatggagtaaacaataaacaagtcaataacatagtagacaaaatatctatatacattgtgtgcaaaaggcatgaggtggtaggcaataaataggccataggagtgaataattacaatttagcagattaacactggagtgataaatgatcagatgaacatgtgcaggtagagatactggtgtgcaaaatagcagaaaagtaaataaaataaaaacagtatggggatgaggtaggcaaattgggtgggctatataccgatggactatgtacagctgcagagtgtattggtacaccatccaaagtgtaattaataacaaaaccatgctcaaaagggatagataattgtatgtatgtgtggggtacagagatgaggtagtcattaaaaattatgttaaacactattattgaacacagagaGGGTCACATTTTTactactgaacttatttaggcttgccataacaaaagggttcaATACTTATTGATCCAAATATTTTAGCTTTTCGTTAATTAAttagtaaaaatgtctaaaaacataattgcattttgacaatatgggctattgtgtgtaggccagtgacacaaaatctcaatttaatacattttaaattcaggctgcaacacaagaacatgtggaaaaaggggtgtgaatactttgaagaCACTGTACCTGTCACCTCCTCCCATCTCTGGGTCCTGGAGTTCAAAGCTGCCGTAGCTGTAGACCCCCGTCACCGTGGTAACGTGTTTACGGGGGACAAATCCAACTATCTGATCTGGGAATTGCTGTTGGAGGATGAGAGTAGGGGACAACATTGAGGAACATTCCAATAGTAATACAGTATAAGCTATTATGtagaagagggcacaacaaaacctattcccctcaggagtctgaaaagattttgcatgggtcctcagatcctccaaaggttctacagctgcaccatcgagagcatcccgactggttgcatcactgcctggtatggcaactgctcggcctccgaccgcaaggcacgacagagggtagtgcgaacagcccagtacatcacaggggccaagcttcctgccatccaggacctctacaccaggcggtgtcagaggaaggcctaaaacatgtcagagactccagccaccctagtcacagactgttctctctgctatcgcacggcaagaggtaccggagcgccaaagtctaggtccaagaggcttctaaacagcttctacccccaagccagaagACTACTGAACAtttagtcaaatggctacccagactattagcATTACCCCCCCACcgtttacaccgctgctactctctgttattatacatttaagtcatttagcagacgctctttaaTGGttttatctatgtatagtcactttaataactctacatttacatatgacctcaattacctcgactaatcggtgcccccgcacattgactctgcaccagtacccccctgtatatagttacgCTATTGtttttactgttgctctttaaattacttacttgttacttttatttctattcatatttttttaaatgcattgttggttaggggcttgtaagtaagcatttcactgtaaggttgtattcggcacgtgactaataacatttgatttgatttcaatgtGTATTGTTGGAAGTACATACCTTCCACACAGAGAAGGCAAAACTGATATCTGGAACGCTGACCAATGTGTCATCATCCAGCATCAACACAGCTGAGGAGAGAAGTTGAACACAGAGTATACCATTAAATGATGAAATACTTTCAATACACAGCGTTGTTGTGCCTGTATAGTCGACTGGCCAATTTTGCGACGTAGCTGAGTAAAGGAGACGAGGAAAGGAGACGAAGAAAGGAGACGgggaaaggagacaaggaaaggagacaagggaaggagacaaggagagtgtctgtcagtctgtgtctcagtggaggctgctgaaggaAAGGACGGCCATAATAATGGCtagaatggagtcaatggaatggtatcaaccacatggaaaccacatcCTCAATGTGTTTGATGTCATTATTATTAGTGGTCCTCCCctaagcagcctccactggtctgtctgtgtctctctttcacactcaaCACCTCACAGTCAGTATCTATCTTCGGTTGAACGGCTAAGTGAGGTAGACACTTTGGAAAGCCACCTTAATACCATCTGTCtgacccactcactcactcactcacctaccTCACTCACCTCACCTATCTactacctcactcactcactcactcacctatctactacctcactcactcacctatctactacctcactcactcacctacCTACTAcctcacctacctacctacctacctactacctCACTCACCTACCTACTACCTCactcacctacctacctacctactacctcactcacctacctacctacctactacctcactcacctacctacctacctactacctCACTCACCTACCTACCTCACCTACCTActacctcactcactcacctacCTACTACCTCactcacctacctacctactacctCATTCACCTACCTACCACCTCACTCACCTACCTACCAcctcacctacctacctactacctCACTCACCTACCTACTACCACCTCACTCCCCTACCTACTTACCTCACTCCCCTACCTACTTACCTCACTCCCCTACCTACTTACCTCACTcacctacctaactacctacctactacctcactcacctacctacctactacctCATTCACCTACCTACCACCTCactcacctacctacctacctacctacctacctacctacctacctacctaccacctcacctacctacctactacctCACTCCCCTACCTACTTACCTCACTCCCCTACCTACTTACCTCACTCCCCTACCTACTTACCTCACTcacctacctaactacctacctacctacctcactcacctacctacctactacctCACTCACCTACCTACTACCTCActcacctacctacccacctacctactACCTCactcacctacctacctacctacctacctacctacctactacctcactcacctacctacctacctacctacctacctacctactacctcattcacctacctacctacctcactcacctacctacctacctacctacctacctacctacctacctacctacctacctacctacctactacctcactcacctacctacctactacctcacctacctacctacctacacacacacacacacacacctcaccgtCGGTATCGATCTCAGCAAATGGCTGCAGGCGGTTGCGCATGCGGTTGACGCTCTGCTCTTTGAACACCACGGGGATGGGATGGGGCCCCAGGTTGTCCCAGAGCTCTTGGGGGGTCCGCTCCCCAATGTTGTTCCACACGATGATGACCCGCCGCAGGTGTGGCACCGCCTGGTAATGGTTGAGCAGTTTCAGCAGGACGTCGGTGCGGTTATACGTCTGTATGACTATGGTAAATGCGGTGGCGTCCTCCTCTTCCGCGTGGCGCCCGGGAATGGCGTTGGCATTGCTGCCGGCGGTGGCTCTATGGCGAAGGGCTCCCATGGCCCCGGCATGGCCCCGGTCCTCGATGGAAGGGAGGAGGGCAGTCAAGGCAGCACCGACcaagagaaggagtagtatgggAGCAACAAGATAGGACCGCCGAAGGCCTTTGCAGCCACGGAGAAGGACTCTGCACTCAGGAGAAAGACAACAATGGACATATATACTGATTCCCAAATCAACCCCTAGCCCATACTCCCTATGCgcttgtggagatctgagatgATTAGATAGACATAAACAATATGGACATAGGTCTACCTTGCCCTCTGTAATAGGTCAGGGGGAATTTTCGCTATATTGCTAATCCACACAGATCACAGACCTTCAGTGTTCAGGGTGCTGCAGCTAGGGGTCGATTGGAGGAGCCATATTTTACAGACTAGGCTTGGGAACTAAGAAACTATTTCACAGAATAGGCTTTTTAAAAAGATGGACTATTTGTCAAGCGCATA encodes:
- the extl2 gene encoding exostosin-like 2, which translates into the protein MRVLLRGCKGLRRSYLVAPILLLLLVGAALTALLPSIEDRGHAGAMGALRHRATAGSNANAIPGRHAEEEDATAFTIVIQTYNRTDVLLKLLNHYQAVPHLRRVIIVWNNIGERTPQELWDNLGPHPIPVVFKEQSVNRMRNRLQPFAEIDTDAVLMLDDDTLVSVPDISFAFSVWKQFPDQIVGFVPRKHVTTVTGVYSYGSFELQDPEMGGGDRYSMVLIGAAFFHHRYLQLFQEQPPEVHALVDDTQNCDDIAVNFVVAAELRRGSGTIKSRPSGIFVKPVDMRNLERDASSGYLGMWHRPEHLLQRSYCLNRLAQIYGAMPLRYSNMMLCQFGFPSYANHKGRG